A window of Fusarium musae strain F31 chromosome 1, whole genome shotgun sequence genomic DNA:
GGCTCAATAGACAACAAGAAGCCTAATGCACATGAGTTTCTTATCGATGCTACTGGTGAGCCATatcatgatgttgaggaagGGTTGAGAAGCAAGGCTCGAGATGATGTCATATGGAAAAATCAACAGGAGTTGGATTTCATCCCCCTGGGCGGAGAAGTTGTAGAACGTCGAGAACTCGCCTTGTCTGACTGCCCTCCCCCAATATCAACCCCCAACATTTGTAGAACTAGCTGAACGGATGGATTAATAGGAGACCCAGAGCAAGCCGCcagagaagctgaagagcaagCCGCTCGCGAAGCTGAGGAAGCCGAGGCAGCTCgtgaagacgaagagatTGCCAGTCTCTTGGACAAGAAATCTAAAAGAGGAGGACGGCTCCTTAAGTCAGATCGAGAACGTCTTGCTCTCCTCGAAGGGAATGCCACCCgaagagctgaagctcgAGCTACTCGCGATGCTGAGATGGCAGCGGCCGCTGAAGCTGCACAAGCCGCCGCTGACGCACAAGCGGCAGCTGACGCCGAAGCTGCCGCTTTACAGGCCGCGGAAGACGCTGAAGCCGCAAGGGAGAACGAGGAGCTTGCGACACTGTTGgcaaagaagcagaaacGCAATGGAAAGTTGTTGAAAAAGGATCAAGAACGCCTTGCTCTGCTCGAAGGGAATATCTCAAGGAGGGCCGAAGCTCAAGCAGCCCGGGAAGCTGAAGCTATTGCCGCTGCTCCATTTTCCCCGGCGGCACCTATTAACGAATTTCTTGCTCAAGAGACAGACCAAGATGGCCTTGCCACGGAAGCTGCTGCAGAAGCTGACACTGCACTTGCCACTGAAATTGCGCAGGAAGAGGCGGAGATGGAGAGCCTGCAGTcaaagaaggcgaagaaaGGAAAACTTATCAAAAAAGAGCAGGAACGGCTGAATCTCTTGATCAATAATGCAGCGAAACGAGTCGAGGAACAAGCAGcgaaagaagcagaagaacaggcggcagcggcagcagccgAAGCCGAAGCCGCTGCCCAAGCTGCTGCAGACGCCGAAGCTGCAGTCCAAGCCGCCGCagatgctgaagctgaagtaGCTtccaaggaagaggaggaaatggCAGTGCTGAAAGCcaagaaagccaagaaggtcaagctaACAAAGAACGAAACGGCTCGACTAATGACCTTGGTTGGCAACTCAGTAAAGCGAGCTCAGGAAAAATCTATCAAAGAGGCCGAGGAAGCAGCCGCGGCGCAGGCTGCTAAGGAAGCCGAGGAGACTGCAGCCCGCGAAGCAGATGCGCTGGCAGCACGTGAGGCTGAAGCGACCGCTGCCCGTGAAGCGGAGGCTGCAAttgctgctgaagaagagaaggaactTGCAGATCTCACCGCTAAGAAGATCAAGCGTGGCGGTAACCTGAttaagaagaaggatgtggAGCGCTTTGAAGTCCTCACTCAAAGGGCTGCCGAACGAGCCGAAAGAGCAGCTAAGCAAGCTGAAACGAttgttgctgttgaagctcaaggagagCTTGGAGAAGCCACCCACGGTAACACGGAGGTGGTGGCACAAGCTCAACCCGAACCAGAGCCTGAGCAACCGCTAGTAGACATAGACGCAGCATCTGCTGATCCTGATCCTGTTACAGCTCCCGACGCAGCTATTAtagcagaggaagaagcagagttAGCCAGTCTAGACGCAAAGAAGACAAGGAAAGGCAAGCTTGGCAAAAAGGATACAGAGCGGTACAACATCCTCACAGAAAAAGCTGCGCAACGACTAGCTgcaaaagaagcagaagaagcggtTGTCACAGCCGCGGCTGAGACCGAGGCTGCAAAAGAAGCCGAGGAAGctgtagcagcagcagcagaagaagaagctacaGTCGCAGCAGAAGCGGAAGGTATAACAGCAAGCGAAGCTGAAGCTATCCTGAttgctgatgaagaggcgGAGCTTGCCACTCTTGCCGCCAAGAAAGCTAAAAGAGGgaagcttgccaagaaggaTGCCGACCGTTTTAACATTCTCACAGAAAATGCTGCACAGCGACAAGCCACAaaggaagcagaagaagtaGCTGCcgccgcagcagcagctgaggctgaggagcaggCTGCACAGGAAGCAGAagtcgcagcagcagcagaatcTGCCGCTGCTATAGAAGTAGCTGAAGcagaggcagcagcagctcgcgAAGCAGAGGATGcagctgttgctgaggaacAAGCCGAGCTGGCTGCATTAACTACTAAAAAAGCTAAGAAGGGTAAGCTTACAAAGAAAGATGCTGATCGATTTGCTGCTTTATCGGAAAATGCAGAAAGGCGAGCTCAAGAAATAGTCCTGACTACCCAGCAACCTGAAGATCCTGCATTGGACCCTGAGACAGGAGTTAACGAACCTTCTCTTGAACCAGCCACAGATGAGGTTTCTGCTGAGGCTAATGACCCAGATGCTATTGCAGCTGCTGAAGCAGAAGCCGCTGCTATTGCCGATGAAGAATCCGAACTTGCTGCTTTGATTGCCAAGAAAGAGCGAAAGGGCAAGCTTGGGAAGAAAGATACCGACCGCTATAACCTCCTTACTGCCAATAGCACGGCACGGGCAGAGAAAGcggctcaagaagaggcagCTGCCCAAgcagctgctgaggctgaagcAGCCGCACAAGCTGAAGCCGAGCAGGCAGCCgcagctgaggctgctgctgttgaagaggctgcttCCAGAGAGGCTGCAGAGGCTGAAGCTCTCCTTATtgccgaagaggaggatgaattAGCTGCCCTAACTGCAAAGAAGAATAGGAAGGGCAAACTTGGGAAAAAGGATGGTGACCGATTTGCTATCCTGACCGAGAATGCAACTCAACGAgccgagaaggctgctgcGTCAGAAGTAATGAAGGAGCCTGttcttgaagttgaagatctcgCTCCTGAAATTCCTGCCGATGCTGAAGCAGCCGAGGCGGCCGCTATTCAGGCAGAAGCAGCTGCCATTGCTGCTACTATTGCtgccgaagaggaagaagagctaGCTGCCTTAATTGCTAAGAGAGACAGGAAGGGCAAACTAGGCAAAAAGGACAGCGATCGATTTGCTTTCCTCACTGAGAACGCCACCCAAAGAGCCAGAAATGCAGCACACGAAGAAGCCGCTGAGGAAGACCAAGAAGCCACTATTGCCGAGTCTGTAGATATCAATGAACCCCCAGCTGATATCGAGGATTTACTCTTCGAAAATGCCCCGGAGCTACCAGTTGTTGAAAAAGAGTCATcctctgaagaagatgatgctgctgctgcagagGCCATGGCCTTAGTTGCTGCCGAGGAACAAGAAATTGCAGAACTAGAGGCGAAGAAGGCAAGGAAAGGCAAGCTAGGCAAGAGGGATATGGAACGATACACCCTCCTTAACGAAAACGCTACCAAGAGAGCTGAAGAGCAAGCAACTAAGGAGGCCGAGctcactgctgctgctgagcgtGCCGCTATTGAGtctgctgaagctgaggctgccgctgctgctgaggaagaagcggCGGCGAGAGAGGCTGCTGAAATTGAGGCTGCGGCAGTGAtcacccaagaagaagaagagcttgctgCCCTAGAAGCAAAAAAGCAGAGAAAAGGAAAGTTGGGACGCAAAGATACCGATCGATTTGACTATCTTCTGGGAAACAAGGCTGCAAGGGAAGCACAGGTTGCTGAAGAACGAGCTGCCAAGGAAGCCGAAGAGCAAGCACTTCaagaagctgcagctgctgaagctgccgccactgctgaggctgaggagataGCGGCAAGAGAGGCTGCTGAAGCCGAAGCTGcggctgttgctgaggctgaggacgAAGAATTGGCCATCTTagcagccaagaaggccaagaagggtaAACTAGGACGCAAGGATACAGAGCGTTTTGAGCAGTTGTCTTCGAATGCCGTGAAACGAGCCGAGCAACAAGCGGCCcgtgaggttgaggctgcCGCTGAGGAAGCCCCGGCTGTGGAAGAGCtacttgacgaagaagagcttgacgaaCCAACCCCGGAGCCTGAAGAGACTGTTGAAGATGCCCCTGATGCCCCTGATGCTCCTGATGCCCCTGATGCCCCGGATGCCCCGGTTCCTGATATTGATGACGAAGCCGCTGCCGAGGCGGCTGCCATAgccgcagaagaagaagcagagcttGCTTCTCTTGAAGCTAAGAAGGCACGGAAAGGAAGGCTCGGAAACAAGGATACCCAGAGGCTCATATTTTTAACCGAAAATGTTTCAAGGCGCGCTGAAGAGCAGGCAGCAAAGGACGCCGCCGCTCAAGCTCTGGCCCATACTACCCCAGAAAatgctgctggagaagaagaagagattccCGGCCAggacgatgttgaagctgccgCTATCGAAGCCGAAGCCGCCGCTATAGCTGCTACTAttgctgctgaagaagaggaggaactcGCTGCCCTTACTCTTAAAAAGACGCGAAAGGGCAAACTTGGCAGAAAGGATACAGAGCGCTTTGATTTATTGATGCAAAACGCAACTATACGCGCGGAAGAACGCGCTATCAAGGAAACCGAACCTGACGGCCAGGCTGAGGAATTGTTAcctgaggaggttgatgatattCTTCAGCCGGAGCCCGAGGAGAACCATGATGCAGAAGAGGTAGCTGCCCAGGAGGCAGCCAACGCTGAAGCTGCAGCTCTTGctgcagaggaagaggcagaacTTGCAGcattgaacaagaagaaagcgAAGAAAGGTAAACTGGGTCGTTCTGATACTGAGCGATTTAATATCCTTGTCGAAAATGCTGCAAAGCGTGCCGAAGCTGAGGCAGCCAAGGAAGCAGGAGAGGATTTAGGAGACGTCCCCcgagctgaggaggaggaggaggaggaggaggaggaggaggaggaggaggaggaggaggaggaggatgaattTGTCGATGCTGAAGACGGCAAGGAAGACGAGTTGGGTGAGGAGCTTGAACCTGAAGCCGAGGAACTTGCTGAGCCTGATCATCAGGAAGATGAAATGGTCATAGCCGAAGCTAAGTTAGCTGAGGCGGCGGTACAAGCTGCCTTCAtcgcagaagaagaggctgagttGGCTGcattgacgaagaagaggcttAAGAAAGGAAAACTGGGCCGCAAAGATACTGAAAGATTCCAAGCGCTGACAGAGAATTCTGCTAAACGTGCTGAGGAGGCGGCAATCCGAGATGCAAAAGACGCAGTGGCAGAGGCTGAAGCAGGGCTCGGTGAACCCGAACCCGAACCCGAACCAGAATCTGAAGCTGCTGAACCTGAGCCTGAAGATAATGGCCTGGAGGAGGCCGAGCGAGCGGTAatcgttgaggaagaggcagaacTGGCAACTTTAATGAAAAAGAAGGCAAAAAAGGGAAAGCTTGGTCGGAAGGACACCGAGAGATTTATCGTCTTGTCAGAACATGCTACCCGCCGTGAAAAGGAGcgagctgctgttgaggctgagactGAAGTTGTTCAGGAGGAATCCGATATCGAAGGTTTGGGAGAGACTGGaagagtggaggaggagctaGAGCTAGAGCTGGAGCCTTTAGAGACacaagacgaagaaggtGCAGCTCGAAAAGCTGAAGAGGCAGCTATTGCGAGGGAAGAGGAAGCCGAGCTCGAGGCCCTTAAAGCCAAGAAAGCAAGAAAAGGCAGGTTAGGCAGGAAGGATATTGAACGCTTTGCCGTATTGGAGGAGAATGTAGCAAGGCGCGCAGAAGAACGTGCTGCCGCTGAGGCTGCTATAACTCATCCGcctgaggaagacgatgaaggtgaggaagaagaggaaggtgaaggtgaaggtgaaggtgaaggtgaaggtgaagagcaagaggaagaggaagagcctGAAGCAGAGGAGACAGCAGCTCGGGAAGCAGAGGAGACAGCAGCTCGGGAAGCAGAGGAAGCAGCAGCTCGGGAAGCAGAGGAAGCAGCAGCTCGGGAAGCAGAGGAGGCAGCTAtcgctgaggaagaggaggaacttGAGGCCCTGCAAGcgaagaagtcaagaaa
This region includes:
- a CDS encoding hypothetical protein (EggNog:ENOG41); translation: MPLNGTSRYAHMRTPAWLNPSPQPSSDAQKERRRPNDALLSDPNSDILIDFNSHQGLYEAAKKKKTKTPSAPPPPPPPPPADPPADDGQKDDNTGGDGGASGGDAAGGAGDGNGNGNSNSPPKPPTTFENINLGDKKLDLGLSPPESKGISSSWGAKLGFGGGGWGWGGGGKSETAPAPPPPPQESKAEENPWDKPKDKIGGIEEDDDGWGLGAKKEKKKASTLWGAEPDEGPKDGDDPWGWSGQKKKGKAGGILEELALDSDTASPNGKKDIWDTWGISKKDRAKKKGIMEEVALAAAPEPPSMEDQWGGWSGKKEHSQSSLWGAQDSIPAPAPDPPSFEDKDGDDFWSTFGTGKAKPSPEETSGWGAWGIGKKGEDETSESNFFKAHQIPEPPKKEDDGWDLWGTGKKKKKAGDLIQIEDNIPPPAPDPVEAVGNDDLLDSWGFGKKPKKPAADPFDFKTSGADDPNDAFWGSIDNKKPNAHEFLIDATGEPYHDVEEGLRSKARDDVIWKNQQELDFIPLGGEVVERDPEQAAREAEEQAAREAEEAEAAREDEEIASLLDKKSKRGGRLLKSDRERLALLEGNATRRAEARATRDAEMAAAAEAAQAAADAQAAADAEAAALQAAEDAEAARENEELATLLAKKQKRNGKLLKKDQERLALLEGNISRRAEAQAAREAEAIAAAPFSPAAPINEFLAQETDQDGLATEAAAEADTALATEIAQEEAEMESLQSKKAKKGKLIKKEQERLNLLINNAAKRVEEQAAKEAEEQAAAAAAEAEAAAQAAADAEAAVQAAADAEAEVASKEEEEMAVLKAKKAKKVKLTKNETARLMTLVGNSVKRAQEKSIKEAEEAAAAQAAKEAEETAAREADALAAREAEATAAREAEAAIAAEEEKELADLTAKKIKRGGNLIKKKDVERFEVLTQRAAERAERAAKQAETIVAVEAQGELGEATHGNTEVVAQAQPEPEPEQPLVDIDAASADPDPVTAPDAAIIAEEEAELASLDAKKTRKGKLGKKDTERYNILTEKAAQRLAAKEAEEAVVTAAAETEAAKEAEEAVAAAAEEEATVAAEAEGITASEAEAILIADEEAELATLAAKKAKRGKLAKKDADRFNILTENAAQRQATKEAEEVAAAAAAAEAEEQAAQEAEVAAAAESAAAIEVAEAEAAAAREAEDAAVAEEQAELAALTTKKAKKGKLTKKDADRFAALSENAERRAQEIVLTTQQPEDPALDPETGVNEPSLEPATDEVSAEANDPDAIAAAEAEAAAIADEESELAALIAKKERKGKLGKKDTDRYNLLTANSTARAEKAAQEEAAAQAAAEAEAAAQAEAEQAAAAEAAAVEEAASREAAEAEALLIAEEEDELAALTAKKNRKGKLGKKDGDRFAILTENATQRAEKAAASEVMKEPVLEVEDLAPEIPADAEAAEAAAIQAEAAAIAATIAAEEEEELAALIAKRDRKGKLGKKDSDRFAFLTENATQRARNAAHEEAAEEDQEATIAESVDINEPPADIEDLLFENAPELPVVEKESSSEEDDAAAAEAMALVAAEEQEIAELEAKKARKGKLGKRDMERYTLLNENATKRAEEQATKEAELTAAAERAAIESAEAEAAAAAEEEAAAREAAEIEAAAVITQEEEELAALEAKKQRKGKLGRKDTDRFDYLLGNKAAREAQVAEERAAKEAEEQALQEAAAAEAAATAEAEEIAAREAAEAEAAAVAEAEDEELAILAAKKAKKGKLGRKDTERFEQLSSNAVKRAEQQAAREVEAAAEEAPAVEELLDEEELDEPTPEPEETVEDAPDAPDAPDAPDAPDAPVPDIDDEAAAEAAAIAAEEEAELASLEAKKARKGRLGNKDTQRLIFLTENVSRRAEEQAAKDAAAQALAHTTPENAAGEEEEIPGQDDVEAAAIEAEAAAIAATIAAEEEEELAALTLKKTRKGKLGRKDTERFDLLMQNATIRAEERAIKETEPDGQAEELLPEEVDDILQPEPEENHDAEEVAAQEAANAEAAALAAEEEAELAALNKKKAKKGKLGRSDTERFNILVENAAKRAEAEAAKEAGEDLGDVPRAEEEEEEEEEEEEEEEEEEEDEFVDAEDGKEDELGEELEPEAEELAEPDHQEDEMVIAEAKLAEAAVQAAFIAEEEAELAALTKKRLKKGKLGRKDTERFQALTENSAKRAEEAAIRDAKDAVAEAEAGLGEPEPEPEPESEAAEPEPEDNGLEEAERAVIVEEEAELATLMKKKAKKGKLGRKDTERFIVLSEHATRREKERAAVEAETEVVQEESDIEGLGETGRVEEELELELEPLETQDEEGAARKAEEAAIAREEEAELEALKAKKARKGRLGRKDIERFAVLEENVARRAEERAAAEAAITHPPEEDDEGEEEEEGEGEGEGEGEGEEQEEEEEPEAEETAAREAEETAAREAEEAAAREAEEAAAREAEEAAIAEEEEELEALQAKKSRKGRLGRKDTERLRVLEDNAAKRAEERAAKETAAVEEDLGADDAEEDEQEEEEEKADEDEEEDEDEEEDEVIDNGEMSKGGDDTDAEEAAAKEAAAKEAAAKEAAEAAAREVVAKELEELDFLQFKKARKGRLGRKDTERLRVLEENATQRAAELAAKEEAPAAAEGEEADVVESGNPPEDEKSDIEAEDNDEDQEADAEVTANKESSDVENEAILDDHEEKEPEILPKDHAPEASADDEIVEVIDLSPKKERKSRKSKSRRDAPPPPPVPDPPLTPPPEPKQSRRPKIHREGTSFGRWAATPHEERDEPQEKSTRHRRREEKTSSKGSSSDKVEKTPSRSRGTALFSKPPLTRSATTREKKDGISSKRRHSTNARGLVSPPPEDVLMGEDELSNRRKSRKPRSREGEDAMMSGAAPVPDRYERRRSDKPRSHEDDDLVMVDPELAPDRRERRRSHKPRSREEEEVAVVDTERRRRAKRSRDEEPVMVEPDVPFDAPPRSSKKSSGFAGLFSGLRTPKTERPDPLRRRSTYATTDDEALRSAKMDGDAVLVDADREARRAARRAKRAAESGPDPEEAARRARDEARRERRRQREEEADPLKQDKEARRAERRRQRDEDARRAQEERHAQEEQQRLQEEKEAQRAERRRLRREQEAAAAAEQAEDEEARRAAKRERRRRDTKRAARGAEEEEGRQRRSQQSADEYNQRRSHRREERSQAPAWPHSGTSSWVKEHSDAPPPPDLGDGGEANGGQTEDEMARREARRAHRSKYEEEPTERAEDRRRRRARRDDRERGGRDRERHRDRRSEGSDERHHSRRAPTFMEATTTPRTSWWKKIAG